From the Bradyrhizobium ontarionense genome, the window GATACAACCGGCGGCCGCGTGACGCGGCCGCCAAGCCTTAGACGTCAAGCCTTAGATATCCGCATACACCTCCAGCAGATTGCCGTCGGGATCCCTGAAGAACAGGGTCCGGTGGCCGAAGGGCTGGTCCGTCGGCGGCTCCAGCAGGGCAACACCCTTTTGGGTCAGCTCGGCCGCGCAGCGGTCGACATCGTCGCGGGCCACCTTGAAGGCGAGTTGAAGCGACGCGCTTCCCGGTGGCGTCGGCAGATCCGATGCAAGTCGCTGCGGCTCCGCGAGCGCCAGTGTATTGCTGC encodes:
- a CDS encoding VOC family protein, which gives rise to MTDAKDNASPFRAIRAIDYTVILARDWAAMRRFYQDILGFPLLRELSPRWIEYQVGSNTLALAEPQRLASDLPTPPGSASLQLAFKVARDDVDRCAAELTQKGVALLEPPTDQPFGHRTLFFRDPDGNLLEVYADI